The Thunnus albacares chromosome 11, fThuAlb1.1, whole genome shotgun sequence genome contains a region encoding:
- the LOC122991880 gene encoding chymotrypsinogen 2-like isoform X3 codes for MVFLWILSCFAFVGAAYGSAIPPDISGYSDIVNGKEAKPHSWPWQVSLQKCNGFHFCGGSLINQNWVVTAAHCSVRWSTRVVLGAHDLRSSTADVQVIGVGKVFTHPDYNSPTRLNNDIQLIKLASPAQINRRVSPVCVAETRDNFPAGTMCMATGWGRTSGNGNTATRLQQAALPLLTNSQCRRFNFSITSKMICAGANGTSSCRGDSGGPLVCQKAGAWTLVGVVSFGRASCDTMSPGVYARVTALRAWIDRTIAAN; via the exons ATGGTCTTCCTGTGGATCCTCTCCTGCTTCGCCTTCGTCGGCGCCGCCTACG GTTCCGCCATCCCCCCCGACATCAGCGGTTACTCTGATATCGTGAACGGCAAGGAGGCGAAGCCTCACTCCTGGCCCTGGCAGGTGTccctgcag AAATGCAATGGCTTCCACTTCTGCGGAGGCTCCCTCATCAACCAGAACTGGGTGGTAACCGCTGCTCACTGTTCTGTCAG GTGGTCGACCCGTGTGGTTCTCGGAGCACATGACCTCCGCTCCTCCACCGCGGACGTCCAGGTGATCGGGGTCGGCAAG GTGTTCACACATCCCGACTACAACAGCCCCACTCGCTTGAACAACGACATCCAGCTCATCAAGCTGGCCAGCCCCGCCCAGATAAACAGGCGTGTTTCCCCCGTGTGCGTGGCCGAGACCAGAGACAACTTCCCTGCAGGCACAATGTGCATGGCCACCGGCTGGGGCCGGACCAGCGGCAACG GTAACACGGCCACccggctgcagcaggcagcccTCCCCCTGCTGACCAATAGTCAGTGCCGTCGATTCAACTTCTCTATCACCTCCAAGATGATCTGTGCCGGAGCCAACGGAACCTCCAGCTGCAGG ggcGACTCTGGAGGTCCTCTGGTCTGTCAGAAGGCTGGTGCCTGGACTCTGGTTGGTGTCGTGTCCTTTGGAAGAGCCTCCTGCGATACCATGTCGCCTGGTGTGTACGCCCGCGTCACAGCACTGCGCGCCTGGATAGACCGGACCATCGCCGCCAACTGA
- the LOC122991880 gene encoding chymotrypsin A-like isoform X1: MVFLWILSCFAFVGAAYGSAIPPDISGYSDIVNGKEAKPHSWPWQVSLQKCNGFHFCGGSLINQNWVVTAAHCSVRWSIRVVLGAHNLRSSTEDVQVIGVGKVFTHPEYNKTSRWNNDIQLIKLASPAQINRRVSPVCVAETRDNFPAGITCMTTGWGRTSGNGNTATRLQQAALPLLTNSQCRRFNFSITSKMICAGANGTSSCRGDSGGPLVCQKAGAWTLVGVVSFGRASCDTMSPGVYARVTALRAWIDRTIAAN, translated from the exons ATGGTCTTCCTGTGGATCCTCTCCTGCTTCGCCTTCGTCGGCGCCGCCTACG GTTCCGCCATCCCCCCCGACATCAGCGGTTACTCTGATATCGTGAACGGCAAGGAGGCGAAGCCTCACTCCTGGCCCTGGCAGGTGTccctgcag AAATGCAATGGCTTCCACTTCTGCGGAGGCTCCCTCATCAACCAGAACTGGGTGGTAACCGCTGCTCACTGTTCTGTCAG GTGGTCGATCCGTGTGGTTCTCGGAGCACACAACCTCCGCTCCTCCACCGAAGACGTCCAGGTGATCGGGGTCGGCAAG GTGTTCACACACCCCGAATACAACAAAACCAGTCGCTGGAACAACGACATCCAGCTCATCAAGCTGGCCAGCCCCGCCCAGATAAACAGGCGTGTTTCCCCCGTGTGCGTGGCCGAGACCAGAGACAACTTCCCTGCAGGCATAACGTGCATGACCACCGGCTGGGGCCGGACCAGCGGCAACG GTAACACGGCCACccggctgcagcaggcagcccTCCCCCTGCTGACCAATAGTCAGTGCCGTCGATTCAACTTCTCTATCACCTCCAAGATGATCTGTGCCGGAGCCAACGGAACCTCCAGCTGCAGG ggcGACTCTGGAGGTCCTCTGGTCTGTCAGAAGGCTGGTGCCTGGACTCTGGTTGGTGTCGTGTCCTTTGGAAGAGCCTCCTGCGATACCATGTCGCCTGGTGTGTACGCCCGCGTCACAGCACTGCGCGCCTGGATAGACCGGACCATCGCCGCCAACTGA
- the LOC122991880 gene encoding chymotrypsin A-like isoform X2, producing the protein MVFLWILSCFAFVGAAYGSAIPPDISGYSDIVNGKEAKPHSWPWQVSLQKCNGFHFCGGSLINQNWVVTAAHCSVRWSTRVVLGAHDLRSSTADVQVIGVGKVFTHPEYNKTSRWNNDIQLIKLASPAQINRRVSPVCVAETRDNFPAGITCMTTGWGRTSGNGNTATRLQQAALPLLTNSQCRRFNFSITSKMICAGANGTSSCRGDSGGPLVCQKAGAWTLVGVVSFGRASCDTMSPGVYARVTALRAWIDRTIAAN; encoded by the exons ATGGTCTTCCTGTGGATCCTCTCCTGCTTCGCCTTCGTCGGCGCCGCCTACG GTTCCGCCATCCCCCCCGACATCAGCGGTTACTCTGATATCGTGAACGGCAAGGAGGCGAAGCCTCACTCCTGGCCCTGGCAGGTGTccctgcag AAATGCAATGGCTTCCACTTCTGCGGAGGCTCCCTCATCAACCAGAACTGGGTGGTAACCGCTGCTCACTGTTCTGTCAG GTGGTCGACCCGTGTGGTTCTCGGAGCACATGACCTCCGCTCCTCCACCGCGGACGTCCAGGTGATCGGGGTCGGCAAG GTGTTCACACACCCCGAATACAACAAAACCAGTCGCTGGAACAACGACATCCAGCTCATCAAGCTGGCCAGCCCCGCCCAGATAAACAGGCGTGTTTCCCCCGTGTGCGTGGCCGAGACCAGAGACAACTTCCCTGCAGGCATAACGTGCATGACCACCGGCTGGGGCCGGACCAGCGGCAACG GTAACACGGCCACccggctgcagcaggcagcccTCCCCCTGCTGACCAATAGTCAGTGCCGTCGATTCAACTTCTCTATCACCTCCAAGATGATCTGTGCCGGAGCCAACGGAACCTCCAGCTGCAGG ggcGACTCTGGAGGTCCTCTGGTCTGTCAGAAGGCTGGTGCCTGGACTCTGGTTGGTGTCGTGTCCTTTGGAAGAGCCTCCTGCGATACCATGTCGCCTGGTGTGTACGCCCGCGTCACAGCACTGCGCGCCTGGATAGACCGGACCATCGCCGCCAACTGA